The Starkeya sp. ORNL1 DNA window ACATGATGACGCGGCTGATGGGCTCCGACATCGCCCCGCCGGCCGCCGAGGACGCGCCGATCGTCGCGCGCCTTGCAAAGATCGGCATCGTGCCCGGCCAGAAGTTCGACATCACCAAGCTCTCGCCGGACGCCCAGGCGGCGCTCAAGGATGTCGGCAAGGAAGCCTCGGCCAAGATCTTCGCTGCCCAGTCCACCTCCGGCACGCTGCAGAATGGCTGGCGCATTCCGGGTGCGGCGGGCACTTACGGCACCGATTATCTCGGCCGCGCGCTGGTGGCGGCCTTCGGCTGGCCGGCGAACCTGCCTGAGGACGCGGTCTATCCCTATGCCGCGGCCGACGGCGCCGGCCAGAAGCTGGTGGGCACCAACAAGTACACGCTGACCTTCGCCAAGGGCGAGACGCCGCCGGTCGACGGCTTCTGGTCCATCACCATGTACATCATCGATGGCGGCTGGTGGTTCTACCCGAACCCGCTGAACAAGTTCACGGTGAGCATGCGCGACAAGCCGAAGTTCAACGCGGACGGCTCGCTCACGCTGTATCTGCAGAACGAGTCCCCGGGCAAGGCGAAGCAGGCCAACTGGCTGCCGGCGCCGAAGGGCGAGTTCATCGCGATGATGCGCATGTACTGGCCCAAGGCGAATTCGCCCTCGATCCTGCCGCCCGGCAAGGGCACCTGGCAGCCGGCGCCGCTGGTGCAGGTGAAGTGACCTGATTACTACAAGCCCCCCGACCGCCGCCCCGTGCCCCCGCACGGGGCGGTTCGCTTTTGGGGGCATCGATGCCGTCATCCCGGCCGTAGCGCAGCGGAGAGCCGGGATCGCGTGAAGGTGTTGTGCATCACCTTCCTACGATCCCGGATCGGCCTTACGGCCGTCCGGGATGACGACAAATGGAGAGGACGAAGCAGAGCGCCCCCTCATTCCCCCCAGCGCGTCACCAGCGCCTCGACATCCGGCCGCTTGCGCTCGCCGGGCACTTCCTTCGCGGTGCCGACATGGACGATGCCGGCAATGCGCTCGCCGTCCTCGATCCCCAGCACCCGCAGCGCCCGCTCGTTCATCGTCGCCCAGCCGGTGAGCCAGGTGGCGCCGTAGCCGAGCGCGTGCGCGGCATGCAGCAGGTTCATGCACACCGCCCCGGCGGAGAGCTCCTGCTCGAACACCGGGATCTTGGTGGTGCGGTCCGGCCGGCTGACCACGATGATCGCCAGCGGGGCGTGGTTGAACACCCGGGAGATGATGCCCGCCCATTTCAGCCGCTGCGCCGGGTCGGGCTGCGGGCCCTCCTCCTCATAGACCGCGCCGAGCCGCGCCCCGGCCTCAAGCCGCGCATCGCCCTCCAGCAGGATCAGCCGCCACGGCTCCAGCCCGGCATGGTCGGGCACGCGCAGCGCGAGGCGCAGCAGGCGGCTCAGTTCCTCCGGTGAGGGGCCTGGCGCGGCGAGCGCAGTGGTGCCGACCGAGCGCCGCGCCTCCATCAGGGCAAGCACCGCCTCGCGATCGCTGAGGACTTCGGTATCGGACATCGGACACTCCCGGAAAGACATTGCCGCTTCCTGCGCGCCTCGCTCGCCGAGGTCAATCATCGCGCCTAACGCAAAATCACCTGCTGGGACTGTCAGGGTCGACATTATACGCTTATCTCTTTGCACAACGCTGCGCAGGGCAGCACAAGGAGGAAAGCATGGGCATGAACGGCGAGATCCTGGTGCGCGACAATCCGGCGGAGAATCGCTTCGAGACCGAGGTCGAAGGCCATCTCGCGGTCGCCCAATATGTGCTCACCCCCGGCGGCATCATCTTCACCCATACCGAAGTGCCGCATGAACTGGGCGGGCGCGGCATCGCCACCAAGCTGGTCGAAGCCGGTCTCGCCAGCGCCCGCCAGCGCAAGCTTTCGGTGATTCCGCGCTGCGGCGTGTTCGCCCGCTACATGCAGAAGCATCCGGAAACCGCCGACCTGTTGCAGCCCGACATCAGGGCCACGCTCGGCATCTGATCGACCCGGAATCGGACGCTCCGCGGGCCGCATTCTCACCCTTCGTTAACGCTGTTGTCGCTACCACTAGAGCACTCCAGCGTAGGGGCGCCAGTCGCGCCCGAAGGGTACTTGCTTCATGCGATTCACGGCGCGTCCTTATCCCGGAACCGGCAGCGTCACACCCGGCGAAGCGGCTCCTGCCGCCGACCCGCGGCGCGGCGAAACCCCAGAGAATTCAAGCGACAAGCGGCTGCCGCGGGGCAATACCGTGGTGCCGCGGGTAGCTCCGCGCGCCAAGCAGCCGGAGCTGCCCGAGCCCTCGCTGCTGCAGAACCCGGTGCCGAGCTGGCTGCAGCCCTTCACCATGCCGAGCAACCGCAGCACCCGCTTCACCCGCACGCCGGATTACCTCCTGCGCCCGCGCGAGGAGAAGCCCCCGGTGGCGATGGAAACCGCGCCGGAATGGGTGGCGGAAAGCGAGACCGAAAACCCAAGTTCGGCCCTCATCCCCGGACGTGATCCGGGGATCCAGCCGACCAGCATGCACCTGGATTCCCGGGACGAGCCCGCGGATGAGGGTGATCTGCCTGATGACGGTCGCTTCGAGGGCGCCGCGCCCGATATGGGGCCGTCGCAGCCGCACTCGGTGCGCCGCATCGCGGGCATGCTGCGGCTCGACTGGGACCAGCCGCCGGCCGTCGAGCAGGACCATCTCGACACCGAGCCGGAACTGGAAGCGGAGCCGGAGCCCGAGGCCCCCATCTTCACCGCCAGCTTCGAAACCTCGTTTTCCTGGCCGGCCTACGCCGCCGCGACGCTGGCGGTAACGCCGCCCGCGCCGGCTCCCGTCGCGGTCCAGCCCGCACCCGCTCCGGTCGCCCCCGTCGTCGCCGAGCCGGCTGCGGTCGTGGTTCCGCTCGCCAGCGCCCGTCCGGCCCGCAAGCCGTTGCTGGCACGCCAGCCCGAGCCGGCGCGCCAGCCCGAGCCCGCGCGCCAACCTGAACCCGCGCGCCAACCCGAACCCGTGCGAAGCGAGCCGCCCGCCCCCGCCCCGGTCCGCGCCGCCGAGCCCCCACCGCCGCCGGCTCCTGCGCCGATCGTGCGTGCCCATTCCGGCGAGTACGAACTGCCGCCGCTCGAACTGCTGGCCGAACCGATCAGCAGCGAGCCAAATTACGAGCTCTCCGCCGACGTGCTCGACCGCAATTCGGTGAAGCTCCAGCAGGTGCTGCACGATTTCGGCGTGCGCGGCGAGATCATCGACGCCAATCCCGGCCCGGTGGTCACGCTCTATGAGCTGGAGCCGGCGCCCGGCACCAAATCCTCCCGCGTCATCGGCCTCTCCGCCGACATTTCCCGCTCGATGAGCGCGCTCTCCGCCCGCGTCGCGGTGGTGGAAGGGCGCAATGTCATCGGCATCGAACTGCCCAATCAGAAGCGCGAAATGGTGTGGCTGCGCGAACTGCTCGCCAGCCATGATTTCGAGATCGCCAAGGTCAAGCTCGGCATCGCGCTCGGCAAGACCATCGGCGGCGAGCCGGTGATCGTCGATCTCGCCCGCATGCCGCATCTGCTGGTGGCCGGCACCACCGGCTCCGGCAAGTCGGTCGCCATCAATACGATGATCCTGTCGCTGCTCTACCGGCACCGGCCGGAAGACTGCCGGCTGATCATGATCGACCCGAAGATGCTGGAACTCTCGGTCTATGAGGGCATCCCGCATCTTCTGACCCCGGTCGTCACCGATCCGAAGAAGGCGGTGATCGCCCTGAAGTGGGCGGTGCGCGAGATGGAGGAGCGCTACAAGAAGATGTCGCGCCTCGGCGTGCGCAACATCGACGGCTACAATGCCCGCGTCGCGGAGGCCCGCGCCCGCGGCGAGACCATCACCCGCGTCGTGCAGACCGGTTTCGACAAGGAAACCGGCCGCATGGCTGAGGAAGAGGAGGTGATGGACCTCTCGGCCCTGCCCTATATCGTCGTCATCGTCGACGAGATGGCCGACCTGATGATGGTCGCCGGCAAGGACATTGAAGGCGCCATCCAGCGCCTCGCCCAGATGGCCCGCGCTGCCGGCATCCATTTGATCATGGCGACGCAGCGCCCCTCGGTCGACGTCATCACCGGCACCATCAAGGCGAACTTCCCGACCCGCATCTCCTTCCAGGTCACGAGCAAGATCGACTCGCGCACCATCCTCGGCGAGCAGGGTGCGGAACAGCTGCTCGGCCAGGGCGACATGCTCCATATGGCCGGCGGCGGGCGCATTTCGCGCGTCCACGGTCCGTTCGTCTCCGACCAGGAGGTCGAGCGCGTGGTCGAGCATCTGAAGGCTCAAGGGCGCCCGGACTATGTCGACGCCGTTACCGCCGGCGAGGAAGAGAAGCCGGCCGAGGATGGCGAAGACAGTGCCGTGTTCGACAAGAGCGCGATGGGTGAGGAAGGCGGCGATCTCTACGACCAGGCGGTCGCCGTGGTGATGCGCGACCGCAAGGCCTCGACCTCCTACATCCAGCGCCGCCTGCAGATCGGCTACAACCGCGCCGCCTCGCTGATGGAGCGCATGGAAAACGAGGGGCTCGTCGGCCCCGCCAACCACGCCGGCAAGCGCGACATCCTGATGGACGGCCGCGGCGGCGGGTATTGAGGGGCGCGCTCCTCGCCGCTCCCCACCAGCCGTCATCCCGGACGGCCGTCAGGCCGATCCGGGATCGCAAGAAGGTGAAGTGCGGGACTTTCACGCGATCCCGGCTCTGCGCTTCGCTTCGGCCGGGATGACGGTCGTGGTGGTCCCCTCACATGTGCACCATCCACATCGCGAAGGTCAGCATCAGTCCGCCGGCCACCAACATCCACACCGCCTGCACGCGGTGCCGCCGGCGCCGCGCGGCATCCGGCTCGCCGGAATGATCCCGCCCCCGCTCGTCGGCCACCGGCGCCTCCAGCGTGCCGCCAATGAGCTCGGTGCGGCTTGCCAGTTCCAGCTCCTCGCGCGTGGGCGGCGTGCCGGCGGCTTCGTCGTCGGTGCCGAGCGGGGCGGCGGCGGGATCGGAGAAGGCAACCTTGTCGCCCCCGCGACCGGAATCGATGTCGTGGCGCAGGCGGTCAGCGCTCGGCATTGTCCTCTCCTCCCGGCGCTGGTTCGCGCGCGCTCTCCCTCTTCCGCAACGTTTCCCCCGCGCGGGTGTTCCCTTCCTCCCGCCGCTCGCCGGCAATGCTCTCCACCAGCCGCTCCAGCGGCTTCACCAGGCTGAGCAGCAGCACCGTCATGAAGGCGCCGAGGAAAATCAGATGCCAGTCGGCGAGCGCGCAGGCGATGCCGAGCGCCGCCGTCACCCACACCGTCGCCGCCGTGGTGAGGCCGTGCACCTTGCGCCCGGCGGGATCGCGCAGCACCACGCCGGCGCCGACAAAGCCGATGCCGGTCAGTACACCCTGAAGAATGCCCTGCACCACGCGGCTGGTGGCGTCCGGATGCTGGGCGATGCCGTCGACGCGCAGCGCGGTGAGCGACACCAGGGTCGCGCCCATGCACACCAGCCCCAGCGTGCGCATGCCGGTCGGCTTGCCATGCAGGTCGCGATTGATGCCGATGCCCATGCCGATCACCGCCGCCGCCAGCAGGCGCAGCACGGCTTCGATATCGGCGTCGCTCAGAAACATGTTCCGGTCCTCATTGCCATCGCGCGATACCGGCGGCGCCCCGGGCTCAACCGGCCTGTACCGCGCAGGTTCCGCAGCGGCATGGAACGAACTGGCCCCTTCCCGTTCCGCACTGCGGCGATTAGGTATGCGCCGACACCTTCGTTCGCACCATCCACTTGCAAAGGTCCGCCCCATGAGCAGCCCCGCCAGCTTCCCCGACGTCCAGCTTTACATTGACGGCACCTGGCGCGGAGGCAGTGCCCATGCGGGCGATCCGATCCTCAATCCGGCCACCGAGGAGAAGATCGGCACCGTTGCCCATGCCAGCCGCGAGGACCTCGACGCCGCGCTGGCCGCTGCCGAAAAAGGCTTCCAGGTGTGGCGCCGGGTCTCCGCCCACGAGCGCTACAAGCTGATGCGCAAGGCCGCCGAAATCCTGCGCGGACGCGCCAATGAAGTCGCCCGCATCATGACCATGGAGCAGGGCAAGCCGCTGCCGGAAGCGCTGATGGAGACCCAGGCCGCCGCCGACACCATCGACTGGTTCGCCGAGGAAGCCCGCCGGCAATATGGCCGGCTGATCCCCGCCCGCGCGGACAATGTCGAGCAGCTCGTGGTGCGCGAGCCGGTCGGCCCGGTCGCCGCCTTCACGCCCTGGAATTTCCCGATCAACCAGGCGGTGCGCAAGGTCTCGGCCGCGCTGGCCGCCGGCTGCTCGATCATCCTCAAGGGCCCGGAAGAGACCCCGGCGAGCTGCGCCGCGCTGGTGAAGGCCTATGAGGAGGCCGGGCTCCCGCCGGGCGTCTTGAACCTCGTGTTCGGCGTGCCGGGCGAGATCTCCGAGTACCTCATCCCGCACCCGATCATCCGCAAGATCTCCTTCACCGGCTCGACCGTGGTCGGCAAGAAGCTGGCGGCGCTGGCCGGCGCGCACATGAAGCGCGTCACCATGGAGCTCGGCGGCCATGCCCCGGCGGTGGTGTTCGAGGATGCCGATGTCGATCTCGCGGTGAAGCTCTTGTCCGGCGCCAAGTTCCGCAATGCCGGCCAGGTCTGCGTCTCCCCCACCCGCCTCTTGGTGCACGAGACGCTCTATGACCGTTTCGTCGACGGCTTCACCGAGGCGACGAAGCAGATCAAGGTCGGCAACGGCCTGGAGGATGGCGTGCGCATGGGCCCGCTGGCCAATCACCGCCGGGTCGAGGCCATGGAAGCGCTGACCGCCGACGCGCTTGCGAACGGCGCCAAGCTCACCACCGGCGGCGAGCGGATCGGCAACAAGGGCTATTTCTTCCAGCCGACCGTGCTGACCGGCGTGCCGCTGTCGGCGCGCATCATGAATGAGGAGCCGTTCGGCCCGGTGGTGCCGATCTCGCCCTTCTCCAGCCGCGACGCGGTGATTGCCGAAGCCAACCGCCTGCCGTACGGCCTCGCCGCCTATGCCTATACGCGCTCGGCCGCCAACGCGACCGAGTTCGGCCGCCGGGTGGAGAGCGGCATGGTCTCGATCAACCATCACGGCCTCGCTCTTCCCGAGACGCCGTTCGGCGGCATCAAGGATTCCGGCTACGGCTCGGAAGGCGGCACCGAGGCGATGGAAGCCTATGTGAACACCAAGTTCGTCACCACCGCGGGGCTGTGAGCGTCCCAACAGGCGTCATCCCGGCCGAAGCCCGCAGGGCGTAGAGCCGGGATCGCGCGAAGTCCCGCGCAACACCTTCCTACGATCCCGGATCGGCCTTCGGCCGTCCGGGATTGTCTGTTGGAGATGATGCATTGTGGTGTTGGCCGGAAGCAGATCCGGGGCCGGCCAGCCCCGGATCTGCGCCCGCCGCTGCGGCCGTTCTGGGATCGGGCGATACGCCCGTCGTCATCAAGGTCCGGCGGCGGGCCGGCTTCGTGTGCTTGTTGACTTGACTGGGCCGCGCGAGCGCGCCCGCAGACAATCCGAAGCCGAGCGAGATCATGCCTCAACCCATCCCGCCGGCCAATGCCGGCCTGCGCATCCTGGGCGCCGATGTCGCCAAGGGCAGCATCGTCTTCCATGACGACCAAACCGGCCGCAGCTGGAGCGCGGCCAACACCCCCGAGAGCCTGGGCGCGGCGCTGGCGCCCTACGCCGGCTATGACTGGCTGATTTGCGAGACCACTGGCGGCTACGAGCGCGCGCTGCTCGAGACGGCGGCCGCGGTGGGCTTGCCGGCCGCCCGCGTGGACGCCGCCCAGGCGAAGGCCTTCATCGCCTCCCATGGCGGACGCGCCAAGACCGACCGGATCGACGCCGCCTGGTTGAGCCGGTACGGCCGCGAACGCGCCGCCACCCTGACGCCCTGGCAAGTGCCCAGCCGCGAACGCGAAGCCTTCGCCGCACGGCTGCGCCATCGTCAGGATCTGCTGGCCCAGCGCACCCAGGCCAAGAACCGGCGCGGCGCTCCAGGCGCCGAGCCGCTCCATCAATTGCTGGATCGGCAGATCCACTTCCTCACCAGCCAGATCGCCGAGATCGACCGCCTCATGGCCGAGCAACTCGACGCCGACCCCGACCTGGCGCGCCACGAGCAGATCCTGCGCGCCATCCCGGGCATCGGCCCGGTCGCCGCCCGCACCCTCATCGCCCTGCTGCCCGAACTCGGCCGGCTCGGCCCCAAACAGGCCGCCAGCCTCGCCGGCCTCGCTCCCCATCCCAGAGATTCCGGATCCGCCCGAAAATACCGAAGAATGACCGGCGGCCGCGCAGCCCTGCGCCCCGTGCTCTTCATGGCGGCGCTCTCCGCTGCACGCGCCCACCCAGCCTTGAGCGCCGTCTACCAGCGCCTCACCGCCGCTGGAAAACCAAAGCGCCTCGCCATCGCCGCTGTCGCGCGAAAGCTCGTCGTCATCGCCAACGCTACCCTGCGAGACGCTCAAATCCCTCAGCCAAACTGACTTGATGACGATGATGGGTGGGTGGGACAAGGGGTTGCCCTGCTTAAACATCCTTCGAGGCTCGCTTCGCGAGCACCTCAGGATGACGTTGCGTTCTAACCACGTCATCCTGAGGTGCCGGCCAAAGGCCGGCCTCGAAGGATGCTGAAGCAGAGCCACCCCATGCACGCCCCGGACACCACCCCTCCCCGCCCCATACGAGACAAGCTCTCGCTGAAAGCCGCCCGCCGCATCGCGCTGGCCGCGCAGGGTTTCGGCGGCGAGCGCGTGGCGGAGCACAGCGGCTTCGCGCAGATGCGGCGCATGGTGGAGCGGCTCGGCCTCCTGCAGATCGACTCCGTCAACGTCCTGGTCCGCTCGCACTATCTGCCGCTCTATTCGCGGCTCGGCCCCTACCCCACTGCCCGGCTCGACGCCGCCGCGCTCGGGCGCAAGCGCAACCTGTTCG harbors:
- a CDS encoding GNAT family N-acetyltransferase, which produces MNGEILVRDNPAENRFETEVEGHLAVAQYVLTPGGIIFTHTEVPHELGGRGIATKLVEAGLASARQRKLSVIPRCGVFARYMQKHPETADLLQPDIRATLGI
- a CDS encoding transposase is translated as MPQPIPPANAGLRILGADVAKGSIVFHDDQTGRSWSAANTPESLGAALAPYAGYDWLICETTGGYERALLETAAAVGLPAARVDAAQAKAFIASHGGRAKTDRIDAAWLSRYGRERAATLTPWQVPSREREAFAARLRHRQDLLAQRTQAKNRRGAPGAEPLHQLLDRQIHFLTSQIAEIDRLMAEQLDADPDLARHEQILRAIPGIGPVAARTLIALLPELGRLGPKQAASLAGLAPHPRDSGSARKYRRMTGGRAALRPVLFMAALSAARAHPALSAVYQRLTAAGKPKRLAIAAVARKLVVIANATLRDAQIPQPN
- a CDS encoding MgtC/SapB family protein — its product is MFLSDADIEAVLRLLAAAVIGMGIGINRDLHGKPTGMRTLGLVCMGATLVSLTALRVDGIAQHPDATSRVVQGILQGVLTGIGFVGAGVVLRDPAGRKVHGLTTAATVWVTAALGIACALADWHLIFLGAFMTVLLLSLVKPLERLVESIAGERREEGNTRAGETLRKRESAREPAPGGEDNAER
- a CDS encoding DNA translocase FtsK: MRFTARPYPGTGSVTPGEAAPAADPRRGETPENSSDKRLPRGNTVVPRVAPRAKQPELPEPSLLQNPVPSWLQPFTMPSNRSTRFTRTPDYLLRPREEKPPVAMETAPEWVAESETENPSSALIPGRDPGIQPTSMHLDSRDEPADEGDLPDDGRFEGAAPDMGPSQPHSVRRIAGMLRLDWDQPPAVEQDHLDTEPELEAEPEPEAPIFTASFETSFSWPAYAAATLAVTPPAPAPVAVQPAPAPVAPVVAEPAAVVVPLASARPARKPLLARQPEPARQPEPARQPEPARQPEPVRSEPPAPAPVRAAEPPPPPAPAPIVRAHSGEYELPPLELLAEPISSEPNYELSADVLDRNSVKLQQVLHDFGVRGEIIDANPGPVVTLYELEPAPGTKSSRVIGLSADISRSMSALSARVAVVEGRNVIGIELPNQKREMVWLRELLASHDFEIAKVKLGIALGKTIGGEPVIVDLARMPHLLVAGTTGSGKSVAINTMILSLLYRHRPEDCRLIMIDPKMLELSVYEGIPHLLTPVVTDPKKAVIALKWAVREMEERYKKMSRLGVRNIDGYNARVAEARARGETITRVVQTGFDKETGRMAEEEEVMDLSALPYIVVIVDEMADLMMVAGKDIEGAIQRLAQMARAAGIHLIMATQRPSVDVITGTIKANFPTRISFQVTSKIDSRTILGEQGAEQLLGQGDMLHMAGGGRISRVHGPFVSDQEVERVVEHLKAQGRPDYVDAVTAGEEEKPAEDGEDSAVFDKSAMGEEGGDLYDQAVAVVMRDRKASTSYIQRRLQIGYNRAASLMERMENEGLVGPANHAGKRDILMDGRGGGY
- a CDS encoding nitroreductase, giving the protein MSDTEVLSDREAVLALMEARRSVGTTALAAPGPSPEELSRLLRLALRVPDHAGLEPWRLILLEGDARLEAGARLGAVYEEEGPQPDPAQRLKWAGIISRVFNHAPLAIIVVSRPDRTTKIPVFEQELSAGAVCMNLLHAAHALGYGATWLTGWATMNERALRVLGIEDGERIAGIVHVGTAKEVPGERKRPDVEALVTRWGE
- a CDS encoding NAD-dependent succinate-semialdehyde dehydrogenase — its product is MSSPASFPDVQLYIDGTWRGGSAHAGDPILNPATEEKIGTVAHASREDLDAALAAAEKGFQVWRRVSAHERYKLMRKAAEILRGRANEVARIMTMEQGKPLPEALMETQAAADTIDWFAEEARRQYGRLIPARADNVEQLVVREPVGPVAAFTPWNFPINQAVRKVSAALAAGCSIILKGPEETPASCAALVKAYEEAGLPPGVLNLVFGVPGEISEYLIPHPIIRKISFTGSTVVGKKLAALAGAHMKRVTMELGGHAPAVVFEDADVDLAVKLLSGAKFRNAGQVCVSPTRLLVHETLYDRFVDGFTEATKQIKVGNGLEDGVRMGPLANHRRVEAMEALTADALANGAKLTTGGERIGNKGYFFQPTVLTGVPLSARIMNEEPFGPVVPISPFSSRDAVIAEANRLPYGLAAYAYTRSAANATEFGRRVESGMVSINHHGLALPETPFGGIKDSGYGSEGGTEAMEAYVNTKFVTTAGL